A DNA window from Vigna angularis cultivar LongXiaoDou No.4 chromosome 1, ASM1680809v1, whole genome shotgun sequence contains the following coding sequences:
- the LOC108320592 gene encoding uncharacterized protein LOC108320592, producing the protein MAADDGMTDLKAKLSQSHETWKQNIERSQSQVDVLEARIMEVKACIHGSEEDARNELEVLWRRVKTTSTLLSYLKSKARIMAVPHLAHTSCGIKKLDGVGLVDKDGIPLSGWSRNVDLSSFDDPDEESWIGINSQLGSLDEQDAVYIGEILKSVQMVADVMEALVKRALLAESETRTEKEKASLGQEEIMRKSAQLESMSMKLEEMERFALGTNGILNDMRQRVADLVEETTRQRQRASENEEELSRVKREFESLKSYVSSLITVRETLLSSEKQFQTIERLFERLVGKTTQLEGEKMQKEAEVQKLMEENVRLSAMLDKKEAQLLALNEQCKMMALSSSNL; encoded by the exons ATGGCAGCAGATGATGGTATGACAGATTTGAAGGCTAAGCTGAGTCAGTCTCATGAGACTTGGAAGCAGAATATCGAAAGAAGTCAATCTCAAGTGGATGTATTGGAGGCAAGGATAATGGAGGTAAAGGCTTGCATACATGGCTCTGAGGAAGATGCAAGAAATGAGTTAGAGGTTCTGTGGCGAAGAGTCAAGACTACTTCTACCCTGTTGTCCTACTTAAAATCAAAAGCTAGAATCATGGCGGTTCCTCATCTAGCCCATACATCTTGtggcataaaaaaattagatgggGTAGGGCTTGTTGACAAAGATGGGATTCCATTATCAGGTTGGTCTAGGAATGTTgatctttcttcatttgatgATCCAGATGAAGAATCTTGGATAGGAATTAACAGTCAGCTTGGTTCCTTAGATGAACAAGATGCAGTTTATATAGGTGAGATACTCAAGTCTGTTCAGATGGTCGCCGATGTGATGGAAGCTCTTGTCAAAAGGGCTTTATTGGCAGAATCAGAAACTAGAACGGAAAAAGAAAAAGCGAGTTTAGGTCAGGAAGAAATTATGCGGAAGTCTGCTCAATTAGAGAGTATGTCCATGAAATTAGAAGAAATGGAGCGTTTTGCTTTGGGTACAAATGGTATTTTGAATGACATGCGGCAAAGGGTTGCAGATTTGGTTGAAGAAACAACTAGACAGAGACAACGTGCTtctgaaaatgaagaagagcTTTCTCGGGTCAAACGGGAATTTGAGTCTCTGAAGTCATATGTTAGTAGTTTAATCACAGTAAGAGAAACCTTACTTTCTTCAGAGAAGCAATTCCAAACTATTGAAAGGCTATTTGAAcg CCTAGTTGGAAAGACTACTCAGTTGGAGGGTGAGAAAATGCAAAAAGAGGCTGAAGTTCAGAAACTTATGGAGGAGAATGTGAGATTGAGTGCGATGCTTGACAAGAAAGAGGCCCAACTTCTAGCGTTGAATGAACAGTGTAAAATGATGGCCTTGAGCTCTTCAAACCTGTAA